The following coding sequences lie in one Salmo salar chromosome ssa13, Ssal_v3.1, whole genome shotgun sequence genomic window:
- the LOC106568350 gene encoding guanine nucleotide-binding protein subunit alpha-14, which translates to MGECCMSAEELERNKIHQEIERQLRRDKRESHREIKLLLLGTGESGKSTFIKQMRIIHGTGYSEEDKRGFTKLVYGNIVIAVQKMIQAMKTLRIDFKDHQNISHADKLSRVEADILTNLEPWQVDGIRRLWSDQGMQTCYERRREYQLSDSTKYYLSDLDRIAAPSYLPTLQDILRVRVPTTGIIEYPFDLKTVIFRMVDVGGQRSERRKWIHCFERVTSIIFLVALSEYDQVLYESANVNRLEESKALFTTIVTYPWFQESSIILFLNKTDLLADKILHSNLADYFSAFTGPQRDAESAKMFILNMYKEQHIGRHKSLYNHFTCATDTENIRVVSKAVRDTVFQENLDRFGLGV; encoded by the exons ATGGGTGAATGCTGTATGTCGGCTGAagaattggagagaaataagatACATCAGGAGATTGAGAGACAGCTTCGCCGGGACAAGAGAGAATCTCACCGGGAGATAAAGTTGTTGCTTTTAG GGACTGGTGAGAGTGGGAAGAGCACCTTCATCAAGCAGATGAGGATTATCCATGGGACTGGCTACTCCGAGGAGGACAAGCGAGGCTTCACCAAACTGGTGTACGGGAACATCGTCATTGCTGTTCAGAAAATGATCCAAGCCATGAAGACCCTACGGATTGATTTCAAAGATCACCAGAACATT AGCCATGCAGACAAGCTGAGCAGGGTGGAGGCAGACATATTGACCAACCTGGAACCATGGCAGGTGGATGGCATCAGAAGACTGTGGAGTGACCAGGGCATGCAGACGTGCTACGAGCGTAGGAGGGAGTACCAGCTCTCTGACTCTACCAAATA TTACCTGAGTGACCTGGACAGAATCGCTGCGCCCTCATACCTCCCCACTCTGCAGGATATCCTCAGGGTCAGGGTCCCTACCACTGGCATCATAGAGTATCCCTTTGACCTCAAGACTGTCATTTTCAG GATGGTGGATGTtggaggtcaaaggtcagagagGAGGAAGTGGATCCACTGTTTTGAGAGGGTCACCTCCATCATCTTCCTGGTGGCTCTCAGCGAGTACGACCAGGTCCTCTATGAGAGCGCCAATGTG AATCGATTAGAGGAGAGCAAAGCCTTGTTTACAACCATCGTCACCTATCCCTGGTTCCAGGAGTCCtccatcatcctcttcctcaacAAAACAGACCTCCTAGCGGACAAGATCTTACACTCCAACCTAGCAGACTACTTCTCAGCGTTCACTG gtccACAGAGAGATGCAGAGTCTGCTAAGATGTTCATCCTGAATATGTACAAAGAGCAGCACATAGGGCGTCACAAATCTCTGTACAACCACTTCACCTGTGCTACCgatacagagaacatcagagTTGTCTCCAAAGCTGtcagggacacagtcttccaaGAAAACCTGGATCGGTTCGGGTTAGGGGTTTAG